The Armatimonadota bacterium genome includes a region encoding these proteins:
- a CDS encoding sigma-70 family RNA polymerase sigma factor, with protein sequence MLLDDQEPGAEELLELEELEEEEEVEQQAVADDSEELEMWMRQTRRAHLLTPAQEEHLAKRVQAKDLAEADKWSKVAELQNLPRDHDYTDFEKRQVMKDGVSAKQQLIESNLRLVVSIAKKYNARGIPLADLIQEGNLGLIRAVEKFDWRKGFRFSTYATWWIRRAIARAIINQGRTIRIPVYVAELINKVMKTANALQQELHREPTPEEVAEKVGMSPDRVQEMLRVAIEPLSLETPVGEKDNSSIGDFVPSTNMPTPSDVTWSLIRREEIDGILGRLTSRERDVVRLRFGLDDGRARTLEEVGTALNVTRERVRQIELRAMKKLRHIGQELAAQGFTITPNPN encoded by the coding sequence ATGCTTTTGGACGACCAGGAACCGGGTGCCGAGGAGCTGTTGGAGCTCGAGGAGCTCGAAGAAGAAGAGGAAGTCGAACAGCAGGCCGTCGCTGACGACTCCGAAGAACTCGAAATGTGGATGCGGCAGACCCGCCGCGCCCACCTGCTCACGCCTGCCCAGGAGGAGCACCTCGCGAAACGGGTCCAAGCCAAGGACCTGGCCGAGGCCGACAAGTGGTCGAAGGTCGCAGAGCTTCAGAACCTGCCCCGCGACCACGACTACACGGATTTCGAGAAGCGCCAGGTCATGAAGGACGGCGTTTCGGCCAAACAGCAACTGATCGAAAGCAACCTCAGGCTCGTCGTTTCGATCGCGAAGAAGTACAACGCGCGTGGCATCCCCCTCGCCGACCTCATCCAGGAAGGCAACCTGGGCCTGATCCGCGCCGTCGAAAAATTCGACTGGAGAAAGGGCTTCCGCTTCTCGACTTATGCGACTTGGTGGATCCGCAGGGCCATCGCCCGTGCGATCATCAACCAGGGCCGCACGATCCGCATCCCGGTGTACGTGGCCGAACTGATCAACAAGGTCATGAAGACGGCGAACGCCCTTCAGCAGGAGCTTCATCGCGAACCGACCCCGGAAGAGGTCGCGGAAAAGGTCGGAATGTCGCCGGACCGCGTCCAAGAGATGTTGCGGGTGGCGATCGAACCGCTGTCGCTCGAAACCCCGGTCGGCGAAAAGGACAACTCGTCGATCGGCGACTTCGTGCCTTCGACCAACATGCCGACACCGTCGGACGTGACCTGGTCGTTGATCCGGCGCGAAGAGATCGATGGGATCCTCGGCCGGCTCACGAGCCGCGAGCGCGACGTCGTCCGACTCCGTTTCGGACTGGACGACGGACGGGCCCGCACTCTCGAGGAAGTCGGAACGGCCTTGAACGTCACCCGTGAGCGGGTGCGACAGATCGAGCTGCGCGCGATGAAGAAGCTCCGCCACATCGGTCAAGAGCTGGCTGCCCAGGGGTTCACGATCACTCCGAACCCGAACTGA
- a CDS encoding cysteine desulfurase: MSALRPENYFDNAATSPLDPAVKAEMLPFFDEDFGNAHSLHAWGHRAMAAVETARARVAELLGCAPESVIFTSGATESNNWVLRNFPDAAVSPFEHSSVDVPAGLLGCRVLGNDGYELEAPETAVRLVSVMSVNNETGAVLTVPDTEGALVHRDLTQTLGKLTVGLTGVDLASVSAHKLYGPKGVGALYASDRVMLSPLLAGGGQELGLRAGTLNVPGIVGFGAACAVAADRMDKDLEHARELRQTVLEVLSALPDWSQNAHTANSPYILSVSFLGIEGETLVIEADARGYALSSGAACSSGSVEPNRVLSSLGLSQDRSRGTVRISFGRQNTVESAHGLATVIVGAVAKLRNLGH; the protein is encoded by the coding sequence ATGAGCGCGCTCCGTCCAGAAAACTACTTCGACAACGCCGCGACGAGCCCCCTGGACCCCGCCGTCAAGGCGGAGATGCTCCCGTTCTTCGACGAGGACTTCGGCAATGCCCACTCTCTGCACGCATGGGGTCACCGCGCCATGGCCGCCGTCGAGACGGCGCGCGCGCGGGTCGCGGAGCTTCTCGGATGTGCGCCTGAGTCTGTGATCTTCACGAGCGGCGCGACGGAAAGCAACAATTGGGTGCTCCGTAACTTCCCGGACGCTGCCGTCAGTCCCTTCGAACACAGTTCGGTCGACGTCCCCGCAGGCTTGTTGGGTTGCCGAGTCTTAGGGAACGACGGCTACGAACTTGAAGCACCGGAAACCGCCGTTCGGTTGGTCAGCGTCATGTCCGTGAACAACGAGACGGGCGCGGTCCTTACCGTCCCTGACACCGAGGGCGCCCTCGTCCACCGGGACCTGACCCAGACGCTCGGGAAGCTGACCGTGGGACTCACCGGGGTGGACCTGGCCTCAGTCTCGGCCCACAAACTCTACGGGCCGAAAGGCGTGGGCGCGCTGTACGCGTCGGACCGCGTCATGCTGTCGCCCCTTCTTGCGGGCGGCGGTCAGGAACTGGGCCTTCGCGCAGGGACACTGAACGTTCCGGGGATCGTCGGCTTTGGAGCGGCGTGCGCCGTTGCGGCCGACCGCATGGACAAAGACCTGGAGCACGCAAGAGAACTCAGGCAGACCGTGCTAGAAGTCCTAAGCGCGTTGCCCGATTGGAGCCAAAACGCCCATACCGCGAACTCGCCTTACATCCTTAGCGTCTCATTCCTCGGCATCGAAGGCGAAACCCTCGTCATCGAAGCCGACGCCCGGGGCTATGCCCTCAGCTCCGGTGCCGCGTGTTCCTCGGGTTCCGTCGAACCGAACCGCGTCCTCTCGTCCCTCGGCCTTTCCCAGGATCGGTCGCGCGGCACCGTGCGGATCAGCTTCGGTCGGCAGAACACCGTCGAAAGCGCCCACGGCCTCGCGACAGTGATCGTCGGAGCAGTGGCCAAGTTACGGAACTTAGGCCATTGA
- a CDS encoding RidA family protein, whose product MVVNTRARHSSGSPYEPVIGFSRAVRVGDTVYVSGTAPVSQDGSAACIGDAAGQARRCWDIILDAVERLGGRTEDVVRVRTYLVRVQDWEAVGKVQGEVFGEIRPAATMVVCGGLLDPDWLVEIEAEAVVGSGG is encoded by the coding sequence ATCGTTGTGAACACACGCGCACGACACAGTAGCGGGAGCCCTTACGAACCCGTGATCGGGTTCAGCCGAGCCGTCCGTGTGGGCGACACGGTCTACGTTTCCGGGACCGCTCCCGTCAGTCAGGACGGAAGCGCCGCCTGTATCGGCGACGCGGCGGGCCAGGCCCGAAGGTGCTGGGACATCATCCTCGACGCGGTCGAACGCCTGGGCGGCCGTACGGAAGACGTCGTGCGCGTCCGGACGTACCTTGTCCGGGTCCAAGACTGGGAAGCCGTCGGAAAGGTCCAAGGCGAAGTTTTCGGCGAGATCAGACCGGCGGCGACGATGGTCGTCTGCGGCGGGCTGCTCGATCCCGACTGGCTCGTGGAGATCGAAGCCGAAGCGGTCGTCGGCTCCGGCGGATGA
- the sucD gene encoding succinate--CoA ligase subunit alpha, giving the protein MAILVDKNTRVLVAGMTGREGTFHTQQMIEYGTQVVGGVTPGKGGTTHLDRPVFDSVHDAVAATGADAVLVFVPAPFAGDAVLEAADAGVPFVTLITEGVPILDSLKIVNKLKSEGKTRLLGGNCAGIITPGQCKMGIMPGHIFTPGPVGMVSRSGTLTYEIVWEMTRAGLGQTTCVGIGGDPLPGTRFIEVLEMFEKDPETKAVVMVGEIGGTDEEAGAEFIKTMSKPVVAFISGRTAPPGKRMGHAGAIVSGGKGTAQSKVDALLAAGATIADKTSDVPSLLRAALGTHAMA; this is encoded by the coding sequence ATGGCGATCCTCGTCGATAAGAACACCCGCGTCCTCGTCGCCGGAATGACCGGCCGTGAAGGCACCTTCCACACGCAACAGATGATCGAGTACGGGACGCAGGTGGTCGGGGGGGTCACTCCCGGCAAGGGCGGGACGACCCATTTGGACAGGCCCGTCTTCGACTCCGTCCACGACGCCGTCGCCGCGACCGGAGCCGACGCCGTCCTCGTCTTCGTCCCGGCGCCGTTCGCTGGCGACGCCGTCCTCGAAGCGGCCGACGCCGGAGTACCCTTCGTCACGCTCATCACGGAAGGCGTCCCCATCCTTGATTCGCTCAAGATCGTGAACAAACTGAAGTCCGAAGGCAAGACCCGCCTTTTGGGCGGGAACTGCGCGGGGATCATCACACCGGGCCAGTGCAAGATGGGGATCATGCCAGGGCACATCTTCACTCCGGGCCCGGTCGGCATGGTCTCGCGGTCCGGCACGTTGACGTACGAGATCGTTTGGGAAATGACGCGGGCCGGCCTCGGACAGACGACCTGCGTCGGTATCGGTGGCGACCCCCTTCCCGGCACCCGGTTCATCGAAGTCCTCGAGATGTTCGAAAAGGATCCAGAGACGAAGGCGGTGGTCATGGTCGGCGAAATCGGCGGGACGGACGAAGAAGCCGGCGCCGAGTTCATCAAGACGATGTCGAAGCCCGTCGTCGCCTTCATATCCGGCCGCACCGCGCCCCCCGGAAAGCGGATGGGGCACGCCGGCGCGATCGTCAGCGGAGGCAAAGGCACGGCTCAGTCCAAGGTCGACGCGCTCCTGGCCGCCGGAGCGACCATCGCGGACAAGACGAGCGACGTGCCGAGCCTGTTGAGAGCCGCGTTGGGCACGCACGCCATGGCTTGA